A DNA window from Primulina tabacum isolate GXHZ01 chromosome 12, ASM2559414v2, whole genome shotgun sequence contains the following coding sequences:
- the LOC142520750 gene encoding alpha-galactosidase-like isoform X1: MGWRFADDHGSLYSSKGRGLLLIVALWCIGIVSSAREMRHVIKPHREEGEVRQKLLENGLGLTPQMGWNSWNHFQCNIEEKLIRETADAIVSTGLAALGYKYINLDDCWAEQNRDSQGNLVPKASTFPSGIKGLADYVHGKGLMLGVYSDAGIQTCSKQMPGSLGHEEQDAKTFASWGVDYLKYDNCNNDGTSPKQRYPVMAKALLNSGRSIFFSLCEWGQEDPATWAKSVGNSWRTTGDIQDNWDSMTSRADINDQWASYAGPGGWNDPDMLEVGNGGMTTEEYRSHFSIWALIKAPLLIGCDVRSMDDVTRALLGNEEVIAVNQDKLGVQGKKIKKDGDLEVWGGALSGNRVAVALWNRGSSEATIAAYWSDIGLDPSTKVDARDLWNHSTSSAKGKISASVASHDCKMYVLSPK, encoded by the exons ATGGGTTGGAGATTTGCTGATGATCATGGTTCGCTGTATTCGTCGAAAGGACGAGGATTGCTTTTGATTGTTGCATTATGGTGCATTGGGATTGTGTCATCGGCTCGAGAGATGAGGCACGTGATCAAGCCACATCGGGAGGAGGGAGAGGTTCGACAGAAGCTTTTGGAAAATGGGCTTGGACTAACTCCTCAGATGGG ATGGAACAGCTGGAACCATTTCCAGTGCAACATTGAGGAGAAACTGATCAGAGAAACAG CCGACGCGATCGTGTCAACTGGGCTTGCTGCACTTGGATACAAATACATAAACCTTG ATGATTGCTGGGCCGAACAGAACAGAGATTCTCAGGGGAATTTGGTCCCAAAGGCCTCCACGTTCCCCTCTGGAATCAAAGGATTGGCTGATTATGTTCATGGTAAAGGATTAATGCTGGGAGTTTACTCCGACGCGGG GATTCAGACATGCAGTAAACAAATGCCAGGGTCCCTAGGACATGAAGAACAAGATGCAAAAACTTTTGCTTCATGG GGAGTAGATTACTTGAAGTATGACAATTGTAACAATGATGGAACCAGCCCTAAGCAAAG ATATCCTGTCATGGCAAAGGCTTTACTGAACTCAGGGAGGTCCATCTTCTTCTCCCTTTGTGAATG GGGACAAGAAGATCCTGCCACATGGGCCAAATCTGTTGGGAACAGTTGGAGAACAACCGGAGACATTCAGGACAACTGGGACAG CATGACTTCTCGGGCGGATATCAACGACCAATGGGCATCGTACGCTGGACCGGGCGGATGGAATG ATCCGGACATGTTGGAAGTTGGAAACGGCGGCATGACGACCGAAGAATATCGGTCGCATTTCAGCATATGGGCGCTAATTAAA GCGCCTCTTTTGATCGGCTGCGATGTTCGATCAATGGACGATGTAACTCGTGCACTGCTGGGCAATGAAGAGGTCATCGCAGTAAACCAGG ATAAACTTGGTGTTCAAgggaagaagatcaagaaagaTGGAGACTTAGAG GTATGGGGAGGAGCTCTGAGTGGGAATAGAGTGGCAGTTGCTCTGTGGAACAGAGGATCCTCCGAAGCCACCATCGCAGCTTACTGGTCAGACATCGGACTCGACCCATCAACTAAGGTTGATGCAAGAGATTTATGGAAT CATTCAACAAGCTCAGCGAAAGGAAAAATCTCGGCTAGCGTAGCTTCCCACGACTGTAAAATGTATGTTTTGTCTCCAAAATGA